One Lottiidibacillus patelloidae DNA segment encodes these proteins:
- a CDS encoding DUF2332 domain-containing protein — protein MNAYFLADKFNNFANNECRASSDLYEFLSFKIAEEEQLLNLAANAREGQPVPNLFLGAVHYLLLQGKDHGLKDYFPSITENPKPYEKSFPYFKDFCHQYEKEIISILQTKLVQTNEVRRCSYLYPTFGYIYEQIKKPLALIEIGTSAGLQLFWDKYHYSYEGIEATFGEKDSEVLISSEIKGNNIPSFPKNSPPVASRIGLDLHVNDLSIDENYFWLNALIWPEHFERRELFKKAANYVRKNTLTLIEGDGVQLLPELVSQISKDYAVCVFHTHVANQMPKETKEKLFAEIEELGKGRDIFHIYNNMKDRDLHLDYYIDGKENFKVVGQTDGHGRWFTWQM, from the coding sequence ATGAACGCATATTTTTTAGCAGATAAATTTAATAACTTTGCTAATAATGAATGTAGAGCATCGAGCGATTTGTATGAATTCCTCTCATTTAAAATAGCTGAAGAAGAACAATTACTGAACTTAGCTGCAAATGCTAGGGAAGGCCAACCTGTTCCTAATTTATTTTTAGGTGCAGTTCATTATTTGTTACTTCAGGGCAAAGACCATGGGTTAAAAGATTATTTTCCAAGCATTACAGAAAATCCAAAACCATACGAGAAATCATTTCCTTATTTTAAAGATTTTTGTCATCAATACGAAAAAGAAATAATTTCTATTCTCCAAACAAAACTAGTGCAAACGAATGAAGTTAGACGTTGCTCCTATCTTTACCCAACATTTGGCTATATTTATGAACAAATTAAAAAGCCATTAGCATTAATTGAAATTGGAACAAGTGCTGGCCTCCAGTTATTTTGGGATAAATATCATTATTCTTATGAGGGAATTGAGGCTACTTTTGGTGAAAAGGATTCAGAAGTTCTAATTTCATCTGAAATAAAAGGAAATAATATTCCATCTTTCCCTAAGAATAGCCCGCCAGTTGCATCAAGAATTGGACTCGATCTACATGTTAATGACTTATCCATTGATGAAAATTATTTTTGGTTAAATGCACTAATATGGCCTGAACACTTCGAAAGGAGAGAGTTATTTAAAAAAGCAGCTAACTATGTTAGAAAAAACACTCTTACTTTGATTGAAGGTGATGGCGTACAATTGCTGCCAGAGCTAGTGAGCCAAATTTCAAAAGATTATGCGGTTTGTGTTTTTCATACGCATGTAGCAAATCAAATGCCAAAGGAAACAAAAGAAAAACTATTTGCAGAAATAGAGGAACTGGGGAAAGGGAGAGATATCTTTCACATTTATAACAACATGAAAGATAGAGACCTTCATCTCGACTATTATATTGATGGTAAAGAGAATTTTAAAGTAGTCGGACAAACAGATGGTCATGGAAGATGGTTCACTTGGCAAATGTAG
- a CDS encoding NUDIX domain-containing protein, translating to MNQLKENGYQFLDFITINDEELECYKPLAGSFAVIQCTGRFLLCYNVWRQQWEIPAGRREESETPKECAIRELYEETGQIVSNMIFKGLVKVQNKTTRAIKFNPVYYAEIEKLQPFVENEETSKILLWDLKEEIGSIDMVDINIFEYL from the coding sequence TTGAATCAATTGAAAGAAAATGGCTACCAGTTCCTCGATTTTATAACAATAAATGATGAAGAATTGGAATGTTACAAGCCATTAGCAGGCTCTTTTGCAGTTATCCAATGCACCGGAAGATTCCTTCTTTGTTATAACGTGTGGCGTCAGCAATGGGAAATACCAGCTGGTCGTAGAGAAGAAAGTGAAACTCCAAAAGAATGTGCAATTAGAGAACTTTATGAAGAAACTGGACAAATAGTATCCAATATGATTTTTAAAGGTTTAGTAAAAGTACAAAACAAAACAACTAGAGCTATTAAATTTAATCCAGTGTACTATGCCGAGATCGAAAAACTGCAACCGTTTGTTGAAAATGAGGAAACTTCGAAAATATTGCTCTGGGATTTAAAAGAGGAAATAGGATCAATCGATATGGTGGATATAAACATATTTGAATATTTATAG
- a CDS encoding DUF5694 domain-containing protein, with translation MEEKPKVLIVGTFHMESTRDLYQTDIDNMFSEQRQMEINQIVTSLKEFKPTKVTVEIDKKNNEKLNKEFLDYRNGKINLQSNEVHQLGFRVAEQLGHNKIYAIDWLDETVENRSLGEVLEWARKNLPELYQEITEKYFKKFSTFSEIGNKSIVDVFKEINKTELIKKLHEAYLAVARIADDSNYVGIDWVSWWYQRNLIIYANLAAIATSKSDRTLLIIGASHVHLVAQFLRESGKFEVEELHHYLS, from the coding sequence ATGGAAGAAAAACCTAAAGTATTAATTGTAGGTACTTTTCATATGGAATCAACACGTGATCTGTATCAAACGGATATTGATAATATGTTTTCAGAACAACGTCAAATGGAAATTAACCAAATCGTTACGTCATTAAAAGAGTTCAAACCAACGAAAGTAACTGTTGAAATCGATAAAAAGAATAATGAAAAGTTAAATAAAGAATTTTTGGATTATAGGAATGGAAAGATAAATTTACAAAGTAATGAAGTTCACCAATTAGGGTTTAGGGTTGCCGAGCAATTAGGGCATAATAAGATCTATGCAATTGATTGGTTGGACGAAACGGTTGAGAACAGATCGCTTGGGGAAGTATTAGAATGGGCGAGGAAGAATCTACCTGAACTTTACCAAGAAATCACTGAGAAGTACTTTAAGAAATTTTCCACTTTTTCAGAAATAGGCAATAAAAGTATCGTAGATGTTTTCAAAGAGATTAACAAAACAGAATTAATTAAAAAATTGCATGAAGCATACTTAGCTGTTGCAAGGATAGCCGATGATTCTAACTATGTAGGTATTGACTGGGTTAGTTGGTGGTATCAAAGAAATCTAATTATCTATGCAAATCTAGCTGCCATAGCAACCTCAAAGTCAGATCGAACGCTCTTAATTATTGGCGCAAGTCACGTCCATTTAGTTGCTCAATTTTTAAGGGAAAGTGGTAAGTTTGAAGTAGAAGAATTACATCATTATTTATCGTAA
- a CDS encoding aminoglycoside 6-adenylyltransferase: protein MANVDLKKGENDLCVGLENKHKERDINLPRYRQSLINAIEKDLLNDENIIAIYYGGSIGNGDTDLYSDIDLRIVVIKENFEEYRLNKKNRAKRWGNVLYYEDYHWASHSVAHFEGFIKVDSFYYTMNDLQPSIWLQNIKIVHDPKGIMKSILDKSKRLSYQPTIEEFESWQSKFFAHAHEVYRGVMRGELFYALNYLDALRLAIVKGWYMELGIQPNNPGYWAKIEGVRSPLEDWQLSLLEDWYSEKKPSAILDVIKKMLPEFRKTNKRLCKKLKAEENTELIDKIFNLIL, encoded by the coding sequence TTGGCAAATGTAGACTTGAAAAAGGGAGAAAATGATTTGTGTGTGGGATTAGAAAACAAACATAAAGAAAGAGATATAAATTTACCAAGGTATCGACAATCATTAATTAATGCGATAGAAAAAGACCTACTAAATGATGAGAATATCATAGCAATATATTACGGAGGTTCAATAGGGAATGGGGACACAGACTTATATTCGGATATTGACCTTCGTATCGTTGTTATAAAAGAAAATTTTGAGGAATATCGATTAAATAAAAAGAATAGAGCTAAAAGATGGGGAAATGTTTTATATTATGAGGATTACCATTGGGCTTCACATAGTGTCGCTCACTTTGAAGGGTTTATAAAAGTGGATAGTTTCTACTATACAATGAATGACCTACAACCATCTATTTGGCTACAAAACATAAAAATTGTTCATGATCCTAAAGGTATTATGAAGTCTATTTTAGATAAATCAAAAAGATTGTCTTATCAACCGACTATTGAAGAGTTTGAGAGTTGGCAATCGAAATTTTTCGCACATGCTCATGAAGTATATCGAGGTGTCATGAGAGGAGAACTATTTTATGCACTAAATTACTTAGATGCGTTGAGGCTAGCAATAGTCAAAGGGTGGTACATGGAATTAGGAATACAACCAAATAATCCTGGTTATTGGGCGAAAATAGAAGGTGTAAGAAGTCCGTTAGAAGATTGGCAGTTATCACTTTTGGAAGATTGGTATAGTGAAAAAAAACCGAGTGCTATATTAGATGTAATAAAAAAGATGTTGCCAGAATTCAGAAAAACTAATAAACGGTTATGCAAGAAGCTTAAGGCAGAGGAAAACACAGAACTTATTGACAAAATATTTAACCTTATTTTATAG
- a CDS encoding dihydrofolate reductase family protein — MEQRKLVLFIATSLDGYIARNDDSLDWLYKIEGEGDNGYFTFYENIDTVIMGRKTYDWILKQELEEFPYKNKECYVFSRTPQENNANVTFSNAEPKELIKRLKTEKGKNIWLVGGGELLHAFLNEQLVDELIITVAPTIIGEGIPLFKEGVCESEFTLLGMKQYNQFAELHYKLKKGQ, encoded by the coding sequence ATGGAACAGCGTAAATTAGTATTATTTATCGCAACAAGCTTAGACGGATATATCGCTAGAAATGATGATTCATTAGATTGGCTATATAAAATTGAAGGTGAAGGTGACAACGGTTATTTTACCTTCTATGAGAATATAGATACAGTGATCATGGGGAGAAAAACGTACGACTGGATATTGAAACAGGAGCTAGAAGAATTTCCATATAAAAATAAAGAATGTTATGTTTTTTCAAGAACACCACAAGAAAATAATGCAAACGTAACATTTAGTAACGCCGAACCAAAAGAATTAATAAAAAGACTTAAAACCGAAAAAGGGAAGAATATATGGCTTGTTGGTGGCGGAGAATTACTTCATGCATTCCTTAATGAACAACTAGTAGATGAACTTATTATTACGGTTGCACCAACGATCATTGGCGAAGGAATCCCACTATTTAAAGAAGGGGTTTGCGAATCTGAATTTACTTTATTAGGTATGAAACAATATAACCAATTTGCAGAGTTGCATTACAAACTCAAAAAAGGACAGTAG
- a CDS encoding GNAT family N-acetyltransferase, whose translation MNQAPVIKGENVLLRQPIDSDVEDFLKVEVNEELVRMYGGNTKKMTAKTLERAQQYVESIRSRKIAWCIEYEGRLIGSARLTVNEEDNRARYAVGIFDPSVWSKGLGTEITQLVLQYAFEELELHRVDLRVLEYNKRAIRCYEKCGFIQEGIEREGALIEGKYETDVFMSILDREYFEKKVKKE comes from the coding sequence ATGAACCAAGCTCCAGTCATAAAAGGGGAGAATGTTTTGTTAAGGCAGCCAATTGATAGTGATGTGGAAGACTTTTTGAAAGTTGAAGTTAATGAAGAATTAGTCCGCATGTATGGTGGTAATACGAAAAAGATGACTGCTAAAACACTTGAACGAGCACAACAATATGTTGAATCTATTCGTTCAAGAAAAATTGCATGGTGTATAGAGTATGAAGGACGATTAATTGGTTCGGCAAGATTAACAGTGAATGAAGAAGATAACCGCGCAAGATATGCCGTTGGTATATTTGATCCTTCAGTCTGGAGTAAAGGATTAGGAACAGAAATTACACAGTTAGTGCTTCAGTATGCGTTTGAAGAGTTAGAGTTGCATCGAGTCGATTTACGAGTGTTGGAATATAATAAACGTGCCATTAGATGCTATGAAAAATGTGGCTTCATTCAAGAAGGGATTGAACGAGAAGGCGCATTAATTGAAGGAAAATATGAAACAGACGTATTCATGAGCATTTTAGATCGAGAGTATTTTGAAAAAAAGGTGAAAAAGGAATGA
- a CDS encoding M3 family oligoendopeptidase — protein sequence MEKTTYPSKWNLDSIFTGGSDSSTLHLHLTLIKKDLNLLNDKIHNLLSPRTKENTYHLNDVIQYINKLRLHITEAKSYITCLHAQDVKDNKASLLKGEISTLSSQFLSTIQEFQNVIGTFEKDHWRNMLDSDELREYRFVLNEWRENTGIQLNEEVERIITSLMDDGYHAWGQMYNLLVGSIRVKFTLNGVEEEYTVGQALNFRSHPDETVRQESHDALLKGWQDTEDVIGETLNNIVGFRLQVDKKRGRTNELQEPLKANRMKQETLNVMWNVVEKNKQPFTDYLDHKASLLGKGKMQAYDFWAPTNKSTQKISYQEGIDFILKHFGKFGRELESFARQAFMNGWVEAENRPNKSPVAFCASFPLSGQSRVIMTYGETITNILTLTHELGHAFHNYAMKTVDGINKQYPLCFAETASFFTELIILNASLETAESSEEKLFLLDEKLKRSVMNFMNIHSRYLFERKIYKEREKGLVSSARMNALMDEALMEGYAGSIEGIPENLWASIPHFYLTSSPFYNFPYTFGYLFSICIYATAKEEGKDFEKKYLSLLRDTGKISVEDLVMKHLGEDITQEAFWEKGMKLCVKDVEEFIRLSKNLK from the coding sequence ATGGAAAAAACAACTTACCCTTCAAAATGGAATTTAGATTCAATTTTTACCGGAGGAAGCGATTCTTCTACATTACATTTGCACCTTACATTAATAAAAAAGGATTTAAATCTATTAAATGATAAAATACATAATTTACTAAGTCCCCGTACAAAGGAAAATACCTATCATTTAAATGACGTGATTCAATATATTAATAAGCTACGATTACATATCACCGAGGCGAAGTCGTATATTACTTGTTTGCATGCTCAAGACGTAAAAGATAATAAAGCATCTTTGCTTAAGGGAGAAATCTCTACTCTTAGTTCACAATTTTTATCCACAATACAGGAGTTTCAAAATGTAATTGGGACATTTGAAAAGGATCATTGGAGAAACATGCTAGATTCTGATGAACTAAGAGAATATAGATTTGTTCTAAATGAATGGCGAGAGAATACTGGAATTCAACTTAATGAAGAAGTAGAAAGAATTATTACATCACTAATGGATGATGGGTATCATGCTTGGGGGCAAATGTATAACTTATTGGTTGGAAGTATTAGAGTAAAATTTACTTTAAATGGAGTAGAAGAGGAATATACAGTAGGACAAGCCTTGAATTTTCGCTCACACCCGGATGAAACAGTTCGCCAGGAATCTCATGATGCGTTACTAAAAGGCTGGCAAGATACTGAAGATGTCATTGGAGAAACTCTTAACAATATCGTAGGTTTTCGGCTGCAAGTAGATAAAAAGCGTGGCCGCACAAATGAACTACAGGAACCGTTGAAAGCAAATCGGATGAAACAAGAAACATTAAATGTTATGTGGAACGTAGTAGAGAAGAATAAGCAACCGTTTACTGATTATTTAGATCATAAAGCTAGTTTACTAGGCAAAGGAAAAATGCAAGCTTATGACTTTTGGGCTCCAACAAACAAGAGTACTCAAAAGATAAGTTACCAAGAAGGTATAGATTTTATTTTAAAACATTTTGGGAAATTTGGTAGGGAATTAGAAAGCTTTGCTCGTCAGGCTTTTATGAATGGTTGGGTGGAAGCAGAAAATCGACCAAACAAATCTCCTGTAGCTTTTTGTGCAAGTTTTCCTCTTTCGGGACAATCAAGGGTTATCATGACTTATGGGGAAACGATAACTAACATATTAACATTAACGCATGAATTAGGGCATGCATTCCATAATTATGCTATGAAAACTGTTGATGGAATTAACAAGCAATATCCTCTTTGCTTTGCAGAAACGGCATCTTTTTTTACAGAGTTAATCATATTAAATGCTTCCTTGGAAACTGCGGAAAGTTCAGAAGAAAAGTTGTTTTTACTAGATGAAAAATTAAAACGAAGCGTAATGAATTTTATGAACATCCATTCTAGATATTTATTTGAAAGAAAGATATACAAGGAGCGAGAGAAAGGTTTAGTTTCTTCAGCTCGCATGAATGCTCTCATGGATGAAGCGTTAATGGAAGGGTATGCTGGTTCAATTGAAGGGATTCCTGAAAATCTTTGGGCGTCAATTCCGCATTTTTATTTAACAAGTTCACCATTTTACAATTTCCCTTATACATTTGGCTATTTATTTTCAATATGTATATATGCAACTGCAAAAGAAGAAGGGAAAGACTTTGAGAAAAAGTACCTTTCTTTGCTACGTGACACAGGTAAAATATCAGTTGAAGATTTAGTAATGAAACATTTAGGAGAAGATATCACACAGGAAGCTTTTTGGGAAAAGGGAATGAAATTATGTGTTAAAGATGTGGAGGAGTTTATTCGACTAAGTAAAAATTTAAAATAG
- a CDS encoding GrpB family protein, with amino-acid sequence MRKTNILPWTDKWAKSYELEANKLKQIFRDEIIEIFHIGSTSIPTIGYAKPIIDILIVVKEIDKVDFYNEKMRLEGYEPKGEYGIEGRRYFPKSNNEHTQHRTHHVHIFQVGHGAIKGHLNFKEYLLLHPKRAKAYGDLKIALAKQFPDNHYDYQEGKQEFVEELVKEARDWAKKIK; translated from the coding sequence ATGAGAAAAACAAATATTCTTCCATGGACAGATAAATGGGCAAAATCATACGAACTCGAAGCTAATAAACTGAAACAAATTTTTAGAGATGAAATAATAGAAATTTTTCATATTGGTAGTACTTCTATACCAACAATAGGATATGCTAAACCAATTATTGATATCTTAATTGTAGTAAAAGAGATAGATAAGGTTGATTTTTATAATGAAAAAATGCGTCTTGAAGGATATGAACCAAAAGGAGAATATGGTATTGAAGGAAGAAGATATTTTCCTAAGAGTAATAATGAACACACACAACATCGCACACATCACGTTCATATTTTCCAAGTAGGACATGGTGCAATAAAAGGTCACTTAAATTTTAAAGAATATCTTTTGCTCCACCCTAAAAGAGCAAAAGCGTATGGCGATTTAAAAATAGCATTAGCAAAACAATTCCCTGACAATCATTACGACTATCAAGAAGGGAAACAAGAGTTTGTTGAAGAATTGGTGAAAGAAGCAAGAGATTGGGCAAAAAAAATTAAATAA
- a CDS encoding CPBP family intramembrane glutamic endopeptidase, with protein MIYLPFYGDTKSVLFEELLFRGALLYILVQKLGARNGIILSSLCFGVYHWYTYGVFGNFAIMAFVLIMTAIPGLVFAYAFVKTKSMALAIGLHLGWNFTNNSIFANGSWSDYYILIPQVPQTGIETMPHLAGMPINYLFNVLLANIMLPLLTYLVLKYYYSQSKDK; from the coding sequence ATGATATATTTGCCCTTTTATGGGGATACTAAATCTGTACTATTCGAAGAATTACTTTTTAGAGGTGCGCTTTTATATATTCTCGTTCAAAAGTTAGGAGCTAGAAATGGAATTATTTTATCGTCTCTTTGCTTTGGAGTCTACCACTGGTACACATATGGTGTATTTGGAAATTTTGCAATAATGGCTTTTGTTCTTATTATGACTGCTATCCCAGGGCTAGTATTTGCGTATGCCTTTGTAAAAACGAAATCTATGGCTTTAGCAATTGGATTACATTTAGGATGGAACTTTACGAATAATTCTATCTTTGCAAATGGTTCATGGAGTGATTATTACATTTTAATCCCTCAAGTCCCGCAAACAGGAATAGAAACAATGCCTCACCTAGCGGGAATGCCTATTAATTACTTATTTAATGTTCTGTTAGCTAATATTATGCTTCCATTACTTACATACTTAGTATTGAAATACTACTATTCGCAGAGCAAAGACAAATAG
- a CDS encoding GNAT family N-acetyltransferase, which translates to MKLLRGVNLNKFSVEIETERLIIRPLQKDDYLSWITQFGNRMPSQHKYDEGKIDMSICSEKWFVDLIEKHQQMALDDKVYVFGIFRKEDNAHLGAIDFSTILREEYQWARFGYTIHNQFWRKGYGREAVNAALQLGFEELKYHRIEAHINIDNIPSIKLAESIGMKFECIRKGFIYEFDEWADNLIYYINSK; encoded by the coding sequence ATGAAGCTATTAAGAGGTGTTAATTTGAATAAATTTAGCGTTGAAATAGAAACAGAAAGGCTAATTATTAGACCTTTACAAAAAGATGATTATCTAAGTTGGATAACACAATTTGGGAATAGAATGCCATCACAGCACAAATACGATGAAGGTAAAATAGATATGAGTATTTGTTCAGAAAAATGGTTTGTTGATTTGATAGAGAAACATCAACAGATGGCTTTAGATGATAAAGTATATGTCTTTGGTATTTTCCGAAAAGAAGATAATGCTCATTTAGGAGCAATAGACTTCTCTACAATTTTAAGAGAAGAATATCAATGGGCGAGATTTGGCTATACAATTCATAACCAATTTTGGAGAAAGGGTTATGGTCGGGAAGCTGTAAATGCAGCACTTCAACTTGGTTTTGAAGAGCTTAAATACCATCGCATTGAGGCTCATATTAATATTGATAACATCCCTTCTATTAAGTTAGCAGAAAGTATTGGTATGAAATTTGAATGTATTAGAAAAGGGTTTATCTATGAGTTTGATGAATGGGCTGATAATCTAATTTATTATATTAATTCAAAATAA
- a CDS encoding 2'-5' RNA ligase family protein, translating into MQYFIGIVPPDNYKEQIIKFQKKWKGNTLPDLVEPHITLKAQGGLTADERWINQVKIVCSNFPSFKVAIDKPMFFGDEILYLSANSNELKELHEQLVQVISPSKDLIKKYFELDDFVPHMTLAKTYYGLSSEDLKEMAKMAEEELSPYPTYEVNFIRIYVENSKLKKYETYLDIPLKD; encoded by the coding sequence ATGCAATATTTTATTGGAATCGTTCCGCCGGATAATTATAAAGAACAAATTATTAAATTTCAAAAAAAGTGGAAGGGCAATACGCTTCCGGATTTAGTTGAACCACATATCACTCTAAAGGCACAAGGTGGTTTAACAGCAGATGAAAGATGGATAAATCAAGTTAAGATAGTTTGTTCTAACTTCCCATCATTTAAAGTTGCAATAGATAAACCAATGTTCTTTGGTGATGAAATCTTATATTTAAGTGCAAACTCTAATGAATTGAAGGAATTGCATGAACAGCTAGTACAAGTTATCTCACCATCAAAGGATTTAATAAAAAAATATTTCGAACTTGATGACTTTGTCCCACATATGACATTAGCAAAAACGTATTACGGCTTATCAAGCGAAGACCTTAAGGAAATGGCTAAGATGGCAGAGGAAGAATTGAGTCCATATCCAACTTATGAAGTCAATTTTATTCGAATTTATGTTGAAAATAGTAAATTGAAGAAATATGAAACATATTTGGATATTCCTTTAAAGGATTAA
- a CDS encoding class I SAM-dependent methyltransferase yields the protein MIINNDEIKIVIGAGQYNNNPGWIQTQENELNLLNEKSWKDKYKENSISAILAEHVWEHLTYEEGVQAAKICYKFLKPSGYIRCAVPDGYFRNEEYQIIVRVGGPGPKDHPAASHKIVHNYKTLTEMFEEAGFEVKMLEYFDEAGDFHENTWDGKEGVIFRSKKFDPRNQEELLFPSIIIDAVKK from the coding sequence ATGATTATAAATAATGATGAAATTAAAATTGTAATTGGTGCGGGTCAATATAATAACAATCCAGGTTGGATACAGACACAAGAAAATGAATTAAATCTACTAAACGAAAAAAGTTGGAAAGATAAATATAAGGAAAACAGTATTTCAGCTATTCTAGCAGAACATGTATGGGAGCACCTAACTTATGAAGAAGGTGTCCAAGCAGCAAAGATTTGCTACAAGTTTTTAAAGCCTTCAGGATATATTCGGTGCGCAGTGCCTGATGGTTACTTCCGAAATGAAGAATACCAAATTATTGTTCGAGTAGGCGGTCCTGGTCCTAAAGACCATCCTGCAGCAAGTCATAAAATCGTTCATAATTATAAAACGTTAACTGAGATGTTTGAAGAAGCAGGCTTTGAAGTAAAGATGCTGGAATATTTTGATGAAGCAGGAGACTTTCATGAAAACACCTGGGACGGAAAAGAGGGTGTGATTTTCCGCTCGAAAAAGTTTGACCCAAGAAATCAAGAGGAGCTTCTCTTTCCTTCGATCATTATAGATGCGGTAAAAAAGTAA
- a CDS encoding HAD hydrolase-like protein — protein MTTSFIFDMDGTLFQTNKILEVSLEDTFKYLRSIELWEKETPIDKYRKIMGVPLPIVWETLLPNHSNEIRVKANEIFHEKLIVNIKSGNGALYPNVKTIFKYIKSQNCSIFIASNGQTEYLNAIVNHYNLDKWVKETYSIQHVNSLNKADLVNEIIKKYEIKNGAVIGDRLSDINAAKENNLLAVGCRFDFAQEEELKQANLVIDNLLDLKELIIKTS, from the coding sequence ATGACAACATCGTTTATATTCGATATGGATGGGACCCTTTTTCAGACGAATAAAATATTAGAAGTATCGCTTGAGGATACTTTTAAATATTTAAGATCGATAGAATTATGGGAAAAGGAAACGCCAATTGATAAATACCGCAAAATTATGGGAGTGCCTCTACCCATCGTTTGGGAAACGCTATTACCAAATCATTCAAACGAAATTAGGGTTAAAGCAAACGAAATTTTTCATGAAAAATTAATAGTGAATATTAAAAGTGGCAATGGTGCGTTATATCCTAATGTTAAAACTATTTTTAAATACATAAAATCACAGAACTGCTCTATTTTCATTGCAAGCAATGGTCAAACGGAATATTTGAATGCAATAGTAAATCATTACAATTTAGATAAATGGGTTAAAGAAACATATAGTATTCAACATGTAAATTCTTTAAACAAGGCAGATTTAGTTAATGAAATTATAAAAAAATATGAAATTAAAAATGGTGCTGTAATTGGGGACAGGCTTTCAGATATCAATGCTGCAAAAGAAAATAATTTACTAGCAGTGGGGTGTAGATTTGATTTTGCACAAGAAGAAGAGCTCAAACAAGCCAATCTTGTAATTGATAATCTACTAGATTTAAAGGAACTCATTATAAAAACAAGCTAA
- a CDS encoding serine hydrolase domain-containing protein: MIIDQSANAIEKVLSKEPSVKLERLYNYVSKIQKQIRASASAVIVIQKNKVIGEWYEGHDPLTGNVINEKSRFNVFSTRKSYIGLVVAFLLKEKKIKDIDDFVTDYIDNLDQDLLQGVTIRHLVTHTHGLDIEGGKIIKNAPAGTVWDYNDGGLTLLYKIVSKTSGSTVNQILQDNVFTPLHFKETGWESSYLPTLVADVFESSEKPKVRLEDNTGFDRNLFVSARELAHWGYLNLNKGKIANRQVLPRELFDETTSIQTPKDMKNIPQNGFFWFLNENGFAESELGEDLPLNAFQILGASGCACLVIPEYDAVAVRMYNKIGNPPGYDYLRDIKDFGNLVNEILIKGE; encoded by the coding sequence ATGATTATTGATCAATCAGCTAATGCAATTGAAAAGGTTCTAAGTAAGGAACCTTCAGTAAAGTTAGAGCGACTGTATAACTATGTTTCAAAAATACAAAAGCAAATTAGAGCTAGTGCAAGTGCTGTCATTGTTATCCAAAAAAATAAAGTAATTGGAGAATGGTATGAAGGTCATGATCCATTAACAGGCAACGTAATTAATGAAAAATCAAGATTCAATGTATTTTCTACGAGAAAAAGCTACATTGGATTAGTCGTAGCTTTTCTTCTTAAAGAAAAAAAGATAAAAGATATTGATGATTTTGTAACCGATTACATAGATAATCTTGATCAAGACCTTTTACAAGGTGTTACTATTCGTCATCTCGTTACCCACACCCATGGGTTAGATATTGAAGGTGGAAAGATAATTAAGAATGCTCCTGCTGGAACGGTTTGGGACTATAATGATGGAGGATTGACTTTATTATATAAGATTGTTTCAAAAACTTCAGGATCAACAGTAAATCAAATTCTTCAAGATAATGTTTTTACCCCGCTTCATTTTAAGGAAACAGGGTGGGAATCTTCTTATCTACCTACTCTAGTTGCAGATGTATTTGAATCGTCGGAAAAGCCAAAAGTGAGATTAGAAGATAATACAGGATTTGACCGTAATTTGTTTGTTAGTGCGAGAGAACTTGCACATTGGGGCTATTTAAATCTAAACAAAGGTAAGATTGCCAATCGACAAGTATTACCTAGGGAATTATTTGATGAAACTACTTCAATTCAAACACCGAAAGATATGAAAAATATTCCTCAAAACGGCTTTTTCTGGTTTTTAAACGAAAACGGCTTTGCTGAAAGTGAATTAGGAGAAGACTTGCCATTAAATGCTTTTCAAATTTTAGGAGCGTCAGGATGTGCTTGTTTAGTAATCCCAGAATATGATGCTGTTGCTGTCCGAATGTACAACAAAATAGGCAATCCGCCTGGATACGATTATTTAAGGGATATAAAAGACTTTGGAAATTTAGTTAATGAAATATTAATAAAAGGTGAGTAA